ACGGCTCCACCGAGGGCTGGGTGCGCACCTCGGACGGTGCGGTGGCGCTGGGCGAGCCGGTCGGTGCGATGACCTGGCTGCCCTCCAACAACACCCCCGGCGACAAGGCCCGGTTCCGCTACGCGATCACGGTGCCGACCGGCTACGAGGTCGCGGCCAACGGCGACCTGGTGGGCCGCGACGAGACCGCCACCTCGACCACCTGGCGCTGGGACGCGCGCGACCCGATGGCCACCTACCTGGCGATGGTCGCGATCGGGCAGTTCGACGTACACGAGTCGGCGACGACGTCGGTCGACGGCCGCACCATCCCGATCTGGTCGTTCACTGACCCCACCACCGGCGACGCAGCCGACGCACGCGAGGCCCTGCCCGGGATCCTCGCGTTCAACGAGGAGCTCTTCGGGCCCTACCCCTTCACCTCCGCCGGCCTCGTGGTCGACGACGCGAGGGTCGGCTACGCCCTCGAGACCCAGACCCGCGCCTTCTACCCGCCGGGCGCCGCGACCACCTCCACGGTCGTGCACGAGGTCGCCCACCAGTGGGTCGGCAACGCCGTCACCCTCACCGACTGGCACGACATCTGGCTGGCCGAGGGCTTCGCGACGTACGCCGAGTGGCTCTACGCCGCCGAGCACGGCGGGCCGCGCCCGGGCCAGCGCTTCAAGGCGCTCTACGCCCGCCCGGCCTCCGACGACCTCTGGAGCCCCGCGCCCACCCGCTTCACCGACAGCTCCCAGCTCTTCGGCGCGCCGGTCTACACCCGGGGCGCGATGACCCTGCACGCGCTGCGCCAGCGGGTCGGCGACGCCGACTTCTTCGCGATCCTGCGCGCCTGGGTGCGCCGCCACCACGACGCCAACGTGACCACCCGCGACCTGCTGCGCCTCTCCGAGCGGGTCTCGGGCGAGGAGCTGGACGGGCTGTTCCGCGAGTGGCTGGTGCGCGACGGGAAGCCGCGGGGCTACTGACCCGGACCGGCAAGTTGGAAAGTGTGGAGTCCTGGATGAACCAGGTTGATCCAGGACTCCACACTTCCTCGGGGACACACCCGGTGCGACCTCACTGCAGCGGGACGCCGCCGCGGTAGACCGAGCGCACCAGCGGCACCCCGGGGCGGTAGGCCAGGTGCACGTGGCTGGGGGCGTCGAGCACCACCAGGTCGGCCCGCATGCCCGGCGCCAGCACGCCGACGTCGTCGCGGTCGAGGGCGCGGGCCCCACCGAGGGTGACCGCGCGGACGGCCTCGGCCGGGGTCATCCTCATCTCGCGGACCGCGAGCGCGACGCAGAACGGGATGGAGCTGGTGAAGCAGGAGCCGGGGTTGCAGTCGGAGGCCAGCGCGACGTCGACGCCGGCGTCGAGCAGCCGACGGGCGTCGGGGTAGGGCTGGCGGGTCGAGAACTCCACGCCCGGCAGCAGAGTGGCGATGGTGCCGCTGTCGCGCAGCGCGTCGACGTCGGCGTCGTCGAGGTGGGTGCAGTGGTCGACCGCGACGAGGCCGAGCTCGCAGGCCAGCTGGACGCCCGGGCCCGGGCCGAGCTGGTTGGCGTGCAGCCGCCCGCGCAGCCCGGCGGCCGCGCCGGCCGTGAGCACCGCGCGCGCCTGGTCGGCGTCGAAGGCGCCGCGCTCGCAGAAGGCATCGATCCAGCGGGCGTGCGGCGCGGCCGCCTCGAGCATCGGGCCGGTGACCAGGTCGACGTACGCCGCCGGGTCACCCGCGTGCTCGGGTGGCACGACGTGGGCGCCGAGGAAGGTCGTCTCGTCGGTGAGCTCGCGCGCGACCGCGAGCGAGCGGGCCTCGTCGTGGACGCTGAGGCCGTAGCCGCTCTTGATCTCGACGGTGGTGGTGCCCTGGCGGCGCATCTCGGCCACCAGCCCGGCGGCGTGGGCCAGCAGCTGCTCGTCGGTGGCGGCGCGGGTGGCGGCGACGGTGGTGCGGATGCCCCCGGCTGAGTAGCTCTCGCCGGCCATCCGGGCCGCGAACTCCGCCGACCGGTCGCCGGCGAAGACGAGGTGGCTGTGGCTGTCGACGAAGCCGGGCAGCACCGCGCGGCCGCCGACGTCGACCGCGGCGGCGGCGGCCGGGGCCTCGGCGGCGGGTCCGACCCACGCGACCCGTCCCCCCTCGACGACGACGGCCGCGTCGGGCACCAGCCCGAGGACGTCGCCGGGCCCGACCCGGGCGGGGTCGTTGGTGGCGAGCTCGGCGATGCCGGTGATCAGCAGGGAGGTCATCGGTCGTCCTTCCAGACGCGGTCGATCGCGGCGGCGAGGTCGCGGCCGACCTCGGGGGCCTGCTCGCGGGTGTGCACCAGGCGTCCGTCGACGACGACCCGGGTGACGTCGGCGCCGGTGGCGGCGAAGACGGCGGTGTGCTCGTCGGCCCCGGTGCCGGCGGTGCGGGGGCTGGTGGTGTCGAGCGTGACCAGGTCGGCGCGCGCCCCGACCGCGATCGCGCCGGCGTCGTCCAGGCCGAGCGCGCCGTGGCGCAGCCCGGCCCCGAGCAGCTCGGCGGCGGCCCAGTGCCCGCGGCGCTCGGCCACGAGCCGCTCGTCGAGCTCGACGGCGCGCATCTCCTCGAAGAGGTCGACCACGGCGTGGCTGTCGGAGCCCAGCGTCAGCGCGCTCCCGGCGTCGTGCAGCGCCCGGCTCGGCCCGACCCCGTCGCCGAGGTCGCGCTCGGTGGTGGGGCAGAAGCAGGCGTGCGTGCGACTCGCGCCGAGGGCCAGCACGTCGGCGTCGTCGAGGTGGGTCGCGTGCACCGCGCTGGTCAGCGGGCCCAGCACCCCGGCCTCGGCGAGCACCTGCGTCGGCGAGGCGTCGTACGCCGCGCGGCAGGCGTCGTTCTCGGCGCGCTGCTCGCTCAGGTGCACGTGCAGCGGCCGGCCCCGGGCGCCCTCGACCACGGTCGCCAGCTGCTCGCGCGGCACGGCGCGCACCGAGTGCACCGCCGCGCCGACGACCACGTGGGGCTGGTCGGCGACCGCGGCGGCCAGCGCCTCGACCCGCCGCGCCCACCGCTCGGCGTCGCCGTCGCTGTAGCGCACCTGCGCACCCTCGACCGGCGCCCCGAACCCCGAGGAGAGGTAGCAGGTGTCGAGCAGCGTGAGCCGGATCCCGGCGCGCCGGGCGGCCTCGACGAGGACCAGGCCGGTCTCGTTGGGCTCGGCGTAGGGGCGTCCGTCGGGGGCGTGGTGCAGGTAGTGGAACTCCCCCACCGTCGCGATCCCGACCGAGGCCATCTCGCGGTAGAGCGCGGTGGCCAAAGCCAGGAGGTCGTCGGGGTCGAGGCGCCCGGCGAGGTCGTACATCTGCTCGCGCCAGGTCCAGAACGTCCCGCCCCCGCGCTGGGTGCGCCCGCGCAGCGCCCGGTGGAAGGCGTGGCTGTGGCTGTTGGCCAGGCCGGGGAGCGTGAGACCGGGGACCCGCTCGACCCCGGACGGCACCCGCGCCGACGCCTCGACCTGGGTGAACCGGCCGCCCTCGACCTCGACCAGCACGTCGTCCTCGACCCGCCCGCCGACCCAGGCCCGCTCGAGCAGGTACGCCGTCGGCCCCGTCACCGGCCCCGTCACGTGCACAGCCGCTCGAGGGTGTCGGCCAGCGCGTCGACGCCGGCCAGGCAGTCGGGCAGCTCGGCGTGCTCGGCCGGGGAGTGCGAGACGCCGGTGGGGTTGCGCACGAAGAGCATCACGGTCGGGATGCCGGCGCCGGAGAGGATGCCGGCGTCGTGGCCGGCCTGGGTGGGCAGCACCGGCCAGTCGCCGCCGGTGTGGTCGGCGGCGACGCGGCGGGCCAGGTCGGGGTCGAAGGAGACCAGGCCCGAGACCGACTCGGCGACCACCCGCACCTCGGTGCCGTCGACCTCGGCGCGCTGCCGGGCGCGCCGCTCCAGCCCGGCCACCAGCTCGGCCAGGGCGCCCTCGGACTCGCAGCGCGCGTCGAGCCAGGCGGTGACCCGCGACGGCACGGCGTTGGTGCCGTTGGGCACCACCTCGACGCGCCCGAAGGTGGCGCGGGCGCCGGCCCGACGGGCCTCCTCGTCGGCGGCCAGCGCGGTCGTCGCGTAGGTCAGCATCGGGTCGGCCCGGTCCTCCATCCGCGTGGTGCCGGCGTGGTCGGCGGTGCCGCTCAGCTCGAAGCGGTAGCGCCCGTGGGGCCAGATCCCGCTGGCCACCCCGATCGCGCGGCCCAGGTCGACCAGGGCCCGGCCCTGCTCGACGTGCAGCTCCACGAAGGTCGTCACGCCCGCCAGCAGGTCGGGGTCGCCGGCCTGTGGGCCCGGCAGCCCGGCCGCCTCGAGCGCATCGGGCAGCGCCACGCCGTCGCGGTCGCGCAGCTCGCGCGCCCGCTCCCACGTCGTCGCGCCGGTCAGCAGCCGCGAGCCCAGGCAGGCCAGGCCGAAGCGCGAGCCCTCCTCCTCGACGAAGACCGAGACCCCGACCGGCCGGGCCGGCACCACGCCGCGCTCCCGCATCCGGTCGATCGCCGCGAGCGCCGAGACGACGCCGAGCGGGCCGTCGTACGCCCCGCCGTCGAGCACCGAGTCGAGGTGCGAGCCGGTCAGCAGCCGCTCGTCGGGGCGGGTCGCGTGCTCCTCGCCCCACCAGCCGACGAGGTTGCCCAGGCCGTCGCCCTGCACGCGCAGGCCGCGCTGCTCGCACGCCTCCACGAACCAGGCCCGCAGCTCGCGCTCGGCGCCGGCCCACGGCTGGCGGAAGTAGCCGCCGCTAGCGGCCGAGCGGCCCACCGGCGCCAGCGCGCCCCACATCGCCTCGAAGTCATCGGCCACCGGGCCACCTGCCTCTCGCCCCACGCTGGCCGTGTCCGAGCTCGTGGCCATACTCGTCGCCATGGAGTTCCAGGACGTCGTACGCCGCCGCCGGATGGTCCGCGACTACGCCGACCGGCCGGTGGCCCGCGAGCAGGTCGACCGGATGCTCGAGAACGCCACCCGAGCGCCCAGCGCCGGGTTCAGCCAGGGCTGGTCGTTCCTGGTGCTCGACACCCCCGACGACGTGCGCCGCTTCTGGCGCACGACCTCCGACGACGTCGACGACCCGGACCGCTGGCTGGCCGGGATGATGCGCGCCCCCGTGGTGGTCGTGCCGTGCAGCAGCCGCGCGGCGTACCTCGACCGCTACGCCCAGCCCGACAAGGACGGCACCCGCCGGCGCAACGGCGCACCGGCCGGCGACCCGTGGACGGTGCCCTACTGGCACA
The Nocardioides marinisabuli genome window above contains:
- a CDS encoding M1 family metallopeptidase → MPTSPRRRARPAPTLAALALAATLLPGAPASARPAGETLFPSQGNSGYQVRVYDVAMDYQPLTNRARTRVLVRASAKRTLDSFHLDFSGPRVTEVLVDGVAAQHRRTGAHELVVTPAEPVRRGRFTVSVSWQGEPPEHTDADGSTEGWVRTSDGAVALGEPVGAMTWLPSNNTPGDKARFRYAITVPTGYEVAANGDLVGRDETATSTTWRWDARDPMATYLAMVAIGQFDVHESATTSVDGRTIPIWSFTDPTTGDAADAREALPGILAFNEELFGPYPFTSAGLVVDDARVGYALETQTRAFYPPGAATTSTVVHEVAHQWVGNAVTLTDWHDIWLAEGFATYAEWLYAAEHGGPRPGQRFKALYARPASDDLWSPAPTRFTDSSQLFGAPVYTRGAMTLHALRQRVGDADFFAILRAWVRRHHDANVTTRDLLRLSERVSGEELDGLFREWLVRDGKPRGY
- the hutI gene encoding imidazolonepropionase, with amino-acid sequence MTSLLITGIAELATNDPARVGPGDVLGLVPDAAVVVEGGRVAWVGPAAEAPAAAAAVDVGGRAVLPGFVDSHSHLVFAGDRSAEFAARMAGESYSAGGIRTTVAATRAATDEQLLAHAAGLVAEMRRQGTTTVEIKSGYGLSVHDEARSLAVARELTDETTFLGAHVVPPEHAGDPAAYVDLVTGPMLEAAAPHARWIDAFCERGAFDADQARAVLTAGAAAGLRGRLHANQLGPGPGVQLACELGLVAVDHCTHLDDADVDALRDSGTIATLLPGVEFSTRQPYPDARRLLDAGVDVALASDCNPGSCFTSSIPFCVALAVREMRMTPAEAVRAVTLGGARALDRDDVGVLAPGMRADLVVLDAPSHVHLAYRPGVPLVRSVYRGGVPLQ
- a CDS encoding formimidoylglutamate deiminase, which gives rise to MTGPVTGPTAYLLERAWVGGRVEDDVLVEVEGGRFTQVEASARVPSGVERVPGLTLPGLANSHSHAFHRALRGRTQRGGGTFWTWREQMYDLAGRLDPDDLLALATALYREMASVGIATVGEFHYLHHAPDGRPYAEPNETGLVLVEAARRAGIRLTLLDTCYLSSGFGAPVEGAQVRYSDGDAERWARRVEALAAAVADQPHVVVGAAVHSVRAVPREQLATVVEGARGRPLHVHLSEQRAENDACRAAYDASPTQVLAEAGVLGPLTSAVHATHLDDADVLALGASRTHACFCPTTERDLGDGVGPSRALHDAGSALTLGSDSHAVVDLFEEMRAVELDERLVAERRGHWAAAELLGAGLRHGALGLDDAGAIAVGARADLVTLDTTSPRTAGTGADEHTAVFAATGADVTRVVVDGRLVHTREQAPEVGRDLAAAIDRVWKDDR
- a CDS encoding allantoate amidohydrolase; its protein translation is MADDFEAMWGALAPVGRSAASGGYFRQPWAGAERELRAWFVEACEQRGLRVQGDGLGNLVGWWGEEHATRPDERLLTGSHLDSVLDGGAYDGPLGVVSALAAIDRMRERGVVPARPVGVSVFVEEEGSRFGLACLGSRLLTGATTWERARELRDRDGVALPDALEAAGLPGPQAGDPDLLAGVTTFVELHVEQGRALVDLGRAIGVASGIWPHGRYRFELSGTADHAGTTRMEDRADPMLTYATTALAADEEARRAGARATFGRVEVVPNGTNAVPSRVTAWLDARCESEGALAELVAGLERRARQRAEVDGTEVRVVAESVSGLVSFDPDLARRVAADHTGGDWPVLPTQAGHDAGILSGAGIPTVMLFVRNPTGVSHSPAEHAELPDCLAGVDALADTLERLCT
- a CDS encoding nitroreductase family protein, producing MEFQDVVRRRRMVRDYADRPVAREQVDRMLENATRAPSAGFSQGWSFLVLDTPDDVRRFWRTTSDDVDDPDRWLAGMMRAPVVVVPCSSRAAYLDRYAQPDKDGTRRRNGAPAGDPWTVPYWHMDAAMASLLILQTAVDEGLGACFFGLPPHREPEVREEFGVPDDVDPIGVITIGHRAEGTGAKGSPATRRRRPVGDVVHRGGWG